The following proteins are encoded in a genomic region of Labeo rohita strain BAU-BD-2019 chromosome 5, IGBB_LRoh.1.0, whole genome shotgun sequence:
- the hsf5 gene encoding heat shock factor protein 5, with protein sequence MMDVEFDRSLLRVHINYNNFPAKLWRLINSPQNDSVFWSPNGESLIVDQQRFEDELLSPVKEDAKLFKTSNFTSFIRQLNLYGFRKVYDVPFRDRTRNLHQFHNPYFKQGRPELLVHMKRLTLGNKAKMQAGEEVTSRRPRQNQSQHKRGSVSHQQKGSERSPIPPLHWIFPYSDVPPFYSNNGVPVSVIRFNPYNTPQMVQSNPCALFPQEPKYIPHQLSYPPGFYSQVVCPCCTTGLFEADRAGRDQTPLPYSHYAYYPQNYPVSHHYNSIQTTNWPARLTAECQMGEVNLDRVFQIVDEFQGLPNVHVVRMGTPVKGQHTSSPSLYTLPAASKPEPDSPQSSRIDTAASSPTRDERPSPVACGVGTQYIKLESEGHDVEKQDASQLREDDSASLEASEKAATDQKVTQESIRN encoded by the exons ACATTAACTACAATAACTTCCCAGCTAAGCTGTGGCGTTTGATAAACAGTCCCCAAAACGACTCAGTTTTCTGGAGCCCAAATGGAGAGAGCTTGATTGTCGACCAGCAGCGGTTTGAGGATGAACTGCTGTCACCAGTCAAAGAAGATGCTAAACTATTCAAGACCAGCAACTTCACCAGCTTTATCCGGCAGCTCAACCTGTATGGCTTCCGGAAGGTTTACGACGTGCCTTTCAGGGACAGAACCCGAAACCTGCACCAGTTCCACAATCCCTACTTCAAACAGGGTCGGCCGGAGCTTCTGGTGCATATGAAGAGGCTCACACTCGGTAACAAGGCCAAGATGCAGGCCGGAGAGGAGGTGACCTCTCGTCGTCCACGCCAAAACCAGTCTCAACACAAAAGAG GTTCTGTATCTCATCAGCAGAAGGGGTCTGAGCGAAGCCCGATCCCTCCGCTCCACTGGATATTTCCTTACAGTGATGTGCCTCCCTTCTACTCTAACAACGGCGTCCCGGTGTCTGTCATCCGCTTCAATCCGTACAACACTCCTCAAATGGTTCAGTCCAATCCCTGTGCTCTGTTTCCACAGGAGCCTAAATATATACCCCATCAGCTGTCCTATCCTCCTGGATTTTACTCTCAAG TAGTTTGTCCGTGTTGCACCACTGGTTTGTTTGAAGCAGATCGAGCAGGTAGAGATCAAACACCTCTGCCATATTCACATTATGCTTATTACCCG CAGAACTATCCAGTGAGCCACCATTACAACAGCATCCAAACCACAAATTGGCCCGCACGCCTTACGGCTGAGTGTCAGATGGGCGAGGTGAACCTCGACAGGGTGTTCCAGATAGTAGATGAGTTCCAGGGTTTGCCCAACGTCCATGTAGTCAGAATGGGCACCCCTGTGAAAGGCCAGCACACCTCCAGCCCTTCTCTCTACACTTTACCTGCTGCCTCCAAACCCGAACCTGACAGTCCTCAGAGCTCCAGGATCGACACTGCGGCATCCAGTCCTACGAGAGACGAGCGTCCCTCTCCAGTGGCCTGCGGTGTGGGCACTCAGTACATCAAACTGGAGTCTGAGGGACATGATGTGGAGAAGCAAGATGCCAGTCAACTCAGAGAAGATGATTCGGCATCTCTGGAGGCCTCAGAAAAG GCTGCTACAGATCAGAAAGTGACTCAGGAAAGCATCAGAAACTGA